Genomic window (Canis lupus dingo isolate Sandy chromosome 6, ASM325472v2, whole genome shotgun sequence):
CGATTGGAGCAGCAGGGCCGGGTGACCACTGGGCCTGTCACTGGGGAGGGCTCTGGATGGCCGCTCGGATCTCTGGGACCAGGACAGGGCTTGGGTTCTGCCCTGAGTCACCTTGGCTGCTTCCTGCAGGGTTGATTCTTGGGTGACCAGGCACAGCCACCCTGTATGTTGTTGCCCTGACGCACCCAGGTGGCCTAGGAGGAAGTGGTTGTCTCTTTTCTTTAGAGTGGGGTGGCTGAGCTTGGGGGAACCGCCAGGGCTTGGAGGAGAGAACTGGAGGCAGTGGCTGACTTAGGGATGTCCTGGGTCCCTTCCTAGAGCCTCCCCAAACTCCTTGCCCCACCGGCAGGAGGCCTAGGCTTGCATTCCTTCCCGCCTCTGGCTCCCACTGACCCCATGACCCAGGTGATCTGTTCTCCTGGCTGTCCCTGCCTTGCCAACTCATTGCTAGAAGATGTGGGCGGTGTTGGGGGGCCCGGGCGTAGCTCTTGACACATGTTTGTAGCTTGCCTGTCACCTAAGGGACCTGGAATCCTTGGCTGTGTGGGTAGGCGTGTCACCCCGAGCACGTCTGAAGGCCGAACACCCCCCTCTTCCCTTCTGCTCTGATGCTGCCCTATGGCTGGTGGGCGGCAGCTGCCCCCCGTGGCTTGGGAGCAGGGGCCAACCATATGGGCCTCCAGCACTCCAGTCTGAGACCCTGGGTCTTGGCCAAGTGGGAAGGGGCTGCTTCTGGGTAGCGGTGAGTGTGCCCTGgcttttgaggaacctgcatTCCACCCAAGCGCAGTGCTCTGGGCCTTCTTCCCGTCCCGTGTCCATCCTCGGCCAAGGCTTCCTGCTCCCTCAGGGCAGCCTGTGCTCCATGGCCCTGGGTGCAACAGGAGAGAAATGGGAGCATGCTCGTCAGCTCTTGTCCTGGTGGGAGCACGTAGAGCAGCAGGACAGAGGACGGAGCATGGGAGTGAAGGGGGAAGAGCCTCTCCCCCGTGGTCTAGGGACAGAGAGGCTCCACCCCATGGGAGACAGGTGCACACAtcagctggggggagggggtgggcctTGCACCCGAGCGCCAGAGTGTGGAGGTGTGGCCAGCCCTGGCCTGTGGTGCTGATGGCTTTGCGGGGGAGAGGAGCGCCcaggggcggggagcgggggtgggCCCTAATCAGGACCCGAGGCTGCCTGCCTGCTGGACAGGGGACCAGATGTGGTCAGGATAGGAACATCTGTGCGCACAGGCAGGCCTCCTGGCTGCTTTCAGGAAGGATCTGGCTCTGGGCCACCATCAGGCCCCCCCGTGTGTGGCACATGCCGTGAGGATTGGGCCCCCTCCGGCAGAGGACCTCTTATAGCCGAAGCTCCAAGTGTCCACACAGGACCAAGGGGCTCCAGGGccccgtgggggggggggtcagagcCACCCATGGCATGGATGACGGGAGGGCCACGGTCCAGGACAGGTGCTCGCGCCCTGCCGTGCTGAGGGGCCCCCGCTGGAGCCCGGCCGCTGCCAGGCTGCCCTCCTGGGGTCAACAGCAGACTTGGTCCCGGGCTCCGTGCTTCCGGCTGTCCAGAGAAAGAACTGGCAGGTGGCCCCTCCTGGCTGGCCGTCAGCGGGGCTCCCGTGACCGCATGGCTATGTGGGGATGGGGCGGAGCCCCtgaccccactcccaggaggtGTCCAGGGTCCCAGGGTGGCACcgaggagggtgggggctggccGTGCGCAGGAGACCCAGGGAAGCTCTGGTCCCGTCCTCAGGGCATCAGTGCGGTTGACCCACAGGTGGCTGACCtcggggtggagggcagagggtggagggcagagggtggagggcaCGCCAGGTCGGGACAGCCAGTCCTTCTGTCCTAGCACAGTGACTCTGACTCCGACCCCGAGTCCTCGGCCCTGCCGCCGCCCATCCCCAGCGCCGTGCCTGTGACTGGGGAGTCCTTCTGTGACTGTGACAGCCAGAGCGAGGCCTCCTTGTGCGGCAGCCTGCACGTGGTGCACCGGGGCAAGGACAAGGACTGCCGCTGCGGCGAGGAGGACGAGCGTGAGCacctgggggccggggctggggaccGGGGAGGGGCCTGGCCGAGCTGCCACAGCCTGGCCTTCACTCCTACAGATTTTGACTGGGTATGGGATGACTTGAATAAGTCTTCGGCCACTCTGCTGAGCTGTGACAACCGGAAGGTCAACTTCCACATGGAGTACAGCTGTGGCACCGCGGCCATCAGGGGCACcaaggagctgggggagggccaGCACTTCTGGGAGATCAAGATGACCTCGCCGGTCTACGGCACTGACATGGTATGCGGTCgctggtgggggggtggtgggcagCACCCCAGGCGCCCAAGacagcccctgcccaccctgctctTTTTTCCTAGATGGTGGGCATCGGCACATCAGATGTGGACCTGGACAAGTACCACCACACGTTCTGCAGTCTGCTTGGCAGGGATGAGGACAGCTGGGGCCTCTCCTACACAGGTGCGTGGTGCCCcgagggcaggcagggctggggggaccCCCGAGGCAGCCAGGCTCACCCcatcccactgcccctcccccctccccccagggctTCTCCACCACAAGGGTGACAAGACGAGCTTCTCCTCGAGGTTTGGCCAGGGCTCCATCATTGGCGTGCACCTGGACACCTGGCATGGGACGCTCACCTTCTTTAAGAACAGGAAGTGCATAGGTGAGGGCGGCCATGACCTTGACTGGGGCCTGGAGTGTAGAGCTGGAGCCCCGGGGAGCGTCCCCAGGCTTCCCCAAAAGGCTCACCTCACAGAAACCGGAGGGCGAGGCGGCACGGGCGGGTGGGAGTCACGCGCCTCTGGAGGACATGCCACCTCGCGGGCAGCCCAGGGTCCAGCtgcgctccccaccccccaggcgtGGCGGCCACCAAGCTGCAGAACAAGAAGTTCTACCCGATGGTGTGCTCCACGGCCGCCAAGAGCAGCATGAAGGTGATCCGCTCGTGCGCTAGCATCACGTCCCTACAGTACCTGTGCTGCTACCGCCTGCGCCAGCTGCGGCCCGACTCCGGGGACACGCTGGAGGGGCTGCCCCTGCCGCCTGGCCTCAAGCAGGTGCTGCACCACAAGCTGGGCTGGGTCCTGAGCATGAGCTGTGGCCGCCGCAagccccccgcgccctcccccaaGGCCACGGCCACCCCTGGCAGCCCTGAGCCCCGGCACTGCCAGAGGAAGCGCTGCCGACGGACCTAAGTTCTCTTCCAGCGAAAACTGCCTTCCTGGGGCTGAGGGGGTGTGTCCTCCATCCCTCCTTTCGGGCCATGCTCCAGAGGGAGGCCTTGGGCTGAGGTCTGTCTTGgtgcctgtccctctgctccccaagGCGAGGACAGGCCCGGGAGCCTGAGTGCATCTGGCTCCCGCCTGCACCGTGTGGAAGCGGCCGCCCCGCTCTCCTGGACCGACTGTGGGCCTGGAAGGCGGCACCCAGGGGGCTGCGGCCCCGCCCATGAGGACACCCCGTTAGAGGCGGCCCTGGAGGTTGCCGCCAGCCTTGAGTTCTTTAACTTGCTTGTGCATGTCATCAGCTGCTGTCCCTCCCGCCCCAGACTGAGATGACTGTAATAAACTTAGATTTTGTGTAACATCTCTGTGGTGGCAGGACCAGAGCAGCCTGGGCCGAGCTCCCAGGTGCCTGTGGCTCTTCTCCTGCCGCGTCTGGTTGCATCACAGCACCACCTGGGGCAGAGGTATTTGCTCCCCTTCCTGACCGCCCCAGCTCGGCACCAGCCCTGGGGCCAGTGGTACAGGACCCGGGGCATGGGACACCCTCCTGGTTTGTCCCAGTTATCCAAGAACATTGTGGCCACCCCATGCCCTCCCCAGGTATGGTGccctggtccctggtccctgCCCCCAGTGGTTTGCAGCTGTTCCCCCTGATTGGGCAGACCCTGTTCTGTCCTGCTGGGAGGTGAGACGAGGCCCCTTCCTGTCCCTCAGGCACGGTTAGGAGCCCAGATCCAGTAGGAACTCAGGGTCGGTGGAGATCAGGAAGAGGTAGATGCGACGGGAGAGGTCAGGCCCCACCCTCTGCGGGGCCACACACCTCGCCCACCTTCACGGGGAGGTCCGCCAGGAGGGCCAGGCGCTCCTGCTCCGTGCTGCAGGCCATGTATGCCTAGGGCAGGCACAGGGATGAGCAGGGGAGGATCTTGGACACCTGGCTCCACACCTGGAGGGTGCAGGGGACCCACCTGCTGcagaaggcagggggaggggaaggcagcgACGACAGCATCGGCCACGGCTGGGCTGACCCGGTTAAACTGCTTGATCTGCCGCCACCAGACCCCACGCAGGCCTGTGCCATCTCTTGCCACTTGCTCGCCTGCTGCCCAGCGCCCATCCATGCAGAAGGAAAAGGCGCAGGACTCCCGGTACTGCCTGAAGGCAGGAAGAGACTCGGGGAAGTTTCTAGAGGTCTCGTGTCCTTCGAGCATCCCATCCAGCTCAACGAAGCCCCCGGCCCTCTCCGCTCTCAGGGGGACCAGAGAGCTACCGCCCCTGCAGGtgtccctgtccccctcccagcCACAGCCACCAGTCGGGGCGGGGGTCACGCACTTGAAGGGGTGCTGAGCAAAGGCCTTGGTGAAGGTGCATACGTGCTGACTCAGCTCCTGCCAGGAGGGCACCAGCAGCACGTCCAGGTGTGCCCAGAGCTGCAGGAGTACCAGGGCCTGAGGAGGTGAGCCCACACTGTGGGTCAGATGTCACCCCTGGGGTGAGACCGACCCAGCTGGGACCAACCCCACATGCTGCTCTGGGACAGAAACCGGGGCTGCGGGGCCTTGGAGAGCAGCCCAAGCACCAGGATCAAGGGCAAACACCTCACCTCCTCCACCTTGGGCCAGCTGAGTGCCACTGGGGCACAGGCCACTGCTGGACCCTCTGGCTGCCGCACCTCCCGACTGCTGGGCTGGTGAGACCTGAGCAGAGGTGACCATCCCTGCGGCTCCCACACCTCATTGTTCCCTGAGCCCTCCCAAGGGAGTTAATCGTCACAGCCACCCTCGAGCCCAGAGCTGCCACCACCTTTCCCCCGCCCAGCCTAGTTGGGGCACCAGAGTGACTCATACTGCAGGTAAGCGTCTAGCCCGATGACAGCCAGGTGGAGGCCGGTGGAGCTCTCAGGACAGGCCCAGGGCATGGAGTAGGCCGGGCGGCAAGTCTGCAAACCAGGGTTTAACCCGTCAGCCTGTCTGTGGGGCTGCAGCAGGCAGGGCCACTGGCTACTGGGCCACTGCCAGTTTGCAGACAGAAGCGAGCCCGGGAGTGACAGGGAGCCCAGACAGGCACGGGCTTCCTCCACGACCCAGCTATGTGCCTCCCACAAGGCCGAGGACCTGGGAAAGCCCAGCACCTCCCAATTTCTGCCCACCTGTGCACCCCTGCCCAGTTGGCGTAGCTTAGCCTACAGCAGGTGCGTGGCAGCTGCCGACCCTGGCGCGCTGGGACCTACAGAGGCTGTAACCCAACGCCTGGACTTGGTCTCAGTTCCGGGAGAACCTTCCTAGACCTCTTGCCCTCCAGACACGCCTCAGGCCTCCAGCTGCTCC
Coding sequences:
- the SPSB3 gene encoding SPRY domain-containing SOCS box protein 3 isoform X3, giving the protein MARRPRSSRAWHFVLSAARRDADARAVALAGTANWGYDSDGQHSDSDSDPESSALPPPIPSAVPVTGESFCDCDSQSEASLCGSLHVVHRGKDKDCRCGEEDEHFDWVWDDLNKSSATLLSCDNRKVNFHMEYSCGTAAIRGTKELGEGQHFWEIKMTSPVYGTDMMVGIGTSDVDLDKYHHTFCSLLGRDEDSWGLSYTGLLHHKGDKTSFSSRFGQGSIIGVHLDTWHGTLTFFKNRKCIGVAATKLQNKKFYPMVCSTAAKSSMKVIRSCASITSLQYLCCYRLRQLRPDSGDTLEGLPLPPGLKQVLHHKLGWVLSMSCGRRKPPAPSPKATATPGSPEPRHCQRKRCRRT
- the SPSB3 gene encoding SPRY domain-containing SOCS box protein 3 isoform X1, yielding MVEMPFVKVDERARCPRDRPSPERGQDTCSRVMGIWTVLHALCTAFVKILFTMARRPRSSRAWHFVLSAARRDADARAVALAGTANWGYDSDGQHSDSDSDPESSALPPPIPSAVPVTGESFCDCDSQSEASLCGSLHVVHRGKDKDCRCGEEDEHFDWVWDDLNKSSATLLSCDNRKVNFHMEYSCGTAAIRGTKELGEGQHFWEIKMTSPVYGTDMMVGIGTSDVDLDKYHHTFCSLLGRDEDSWGLSYTGLLHHKGDKTSFSSRFGQGSIIGVHLDTWHGTLTFFKNRKCIGVAATKLQNKKFYPMVCSTAAKSSMKVIRSCASITSLQYLCCYRLRQLRPDSGDTLEGLPLPPGLKQVLHHKLGWVLSMSCGRRKPPAPSPKATATPGSPEPRHCQRKRCRRT
- the SPSB3 gene encoding SPRY domain-containing SOCS box protein 3 isoform X2, with product MPGLWLWQGPRTGATTLTGSDSDSDPESSALPPPIPSAVPVTGESFCDCDSQSEASLCGSLHVVHRGKDKDCRCGEEDEHFDWVWDDLNKSSATLLSCDNRKVNFHMEYSCGTAAIRGTKELGEGQHFWEIKMTSPVYGTDMMVGIGTSDVDLDKYHHTFCSLLGRDEDSWGLSYTGLLHHKGDKTSFSSRFGQGSIIGVHLDTWHGTLTFFKNRKCIGVAATKLQNKKFYPMVCSTAAKSSMKVIRSCASITSLQYLCCYRLRQLRPDSGDTLEGLPLPPGLKQVLHHKLGWVLSMSCGRRKPPAPSPKATATPGSPEPRHCQRKRCRRT